In Salvelinus sp. IW2-2015 linkage group LG3, ASM291031v2, whole genome shotgun sequence, the DNA window GTCCCACCCTCTGAATGATAGGTTTAGAGACGATGCGAAAGGAAATGTTACATTGAATTACAATGAGAGCATTTGCTCACCTAACGTTATAACTACCTGTTGTTGGATACATAATGTATCTGAATTGAACTGAGGCTGGTACAATATGACTGTTTTCTTTTAGTTTCCAATGGATGAAGTTATTGATGACTTGATTAGCCTGGAGTCCGGCTTCAATGACGGGGGCTTGGATTGTATGGATCCCAGCATCATAATGCAAAACAATGTAAGTATGAATAATCATATAAACTATTATATCAGTCGCAAATGTCATGGGAAAAACACTTATTTGAATTGCAAAACTAAGGGTAAAAACAGAAGAAATGCTATCGACATGCAGGTGTTTCTGTCTATTGATTCTCGCTGACCTTATTCCTTGATCCAGACGTGATTCCCAGAAGATCCTTGATCTTCTTGACACTCACGAAGAGCATATATTGGGGTAGTTAAGTTCAGCTTTAAAGTTAAGTTGCTTAACTAACTTCTTTAAAGGACTTAAAAGGGGAATATGAGAACTACTTCCTCTGCCAAACATGAACTTTCAGGCTTGACTTGCTTGGGAAAAAAAGGAGCTGGCTTTGTGTGAGGTCAGATTAAGTCCACCGATGAGTCAAAGTTCATTTCACCTGGGTTGAGGCTTAAAGCATTTCTCACATTTCTCAAGCTGCCGAACAATACGGATTAATCCGCAAGTGATGTCATTACACGGTAATTGATGACAGTGTGGGAAATAATGTGTTAATTAGTATAAACACTAAGTCTGtgattcttcttttttttgttgctgaaagCCCTACATGGACACTGGTCACTGCCATGGAGTTTGGGAATGGTAGTCAATAAGACAGAGGGAGAACGGAGAGACTATGCTAGATATCTactacaacaaaaaatatattgttcagaCTAGGCATTCCATTAGAAAAATGCATGGACGGCAGCAGAGACAAGTGCTCCCAGTGCGAATTATATCTGGAGTTGAATTCCAAAAAACAAAGACTCATTTGAGTAGCGATTATAGACACACCTGAACTCACCACAGAGGTATGTGGTACTAAAGGAAAATGTGTTCCCACCGCATTTCAAGAGAGAGGCATTGAGGAGAGGCCaaccagacagagagatagagatgaagagagatagagaaagacagaggcaagcaggcaggcatgcacacaaacacacacatagaaacggagagagagaaaaacgggGTGACAGAAaagcagaggggtgtgtgtgtgtgtaggaaagacaagacgggggggaggggggtgtagaGATTGAAGATCAGAGCGACAGGAAaaaaaagggagaggaggagagatttaGAGCGAGGCAGTGAGGCATTGGATTGGGTTAATGCCTACACTCCCGATGGGTTTGTTCTGACATGATAGCGTGCTTAAATGGATCAATTCATTTTAATTAGTCATACAGTACGATGCATCACGTCGTTTTGCCATGTCAACATATCCCAGGAACACAGATGGGAGCGGATTGAAGTGATTACGATGTGAGCAGTCGGGGGACTGTCGCAATCTTTCATTTTGATAAGTACCCCCCCTGttagagataatgagagagagagaaagcaaactAACTGCAAATATTGAAATGTCTGCAGTTCCTTATtttcctctcactccctccttccctccctcccataaCTTGACCTCTATTCCTATCCCTCTCTACACTACCCTAGGAACTGAatttcacacatacacagtgaCAAATTGTCTTTACACAGCTTGTGGCGTCTATGCCGGCTTTTGTAGGATTCCCAAAAATGCACGGCTCCCTAAGATTAGACATGCATACATGCATCCCTCTTCATTCCAACAGAGTTCCTAAAAGAGACCGTAGTTATCCGGCTTGTTCGGAAAATATATGCCTATTTTCTCACAGTGGACAAGCGGCGTAGAAAAACAGTTTGGTGTCTGTTTGGGCGGGTTATGACCCGGCTTTCATCCAGTGGGGTGCTATTTTGAACACACAGACGCCTCTGTGTTCTGGGGCCCTTTCAAGCTGAGTAGCCATTGTGGCCACTGATAATGGTACTATTAGGCTAGTAAACAGGGGCACGGAGCGAGGTCGTACCCTCAGAGAAGGACCTGAGAGGGCCTTAGGGGACGCAAACAGGGCTGTGGTCAGGCAGGGCCCCTGGTGGGGAGACATGGAGGCCCCTAGCCTCTCCTGCTGGATCACACAAAGCAACGCCCTGAGGGCTGAGAAGTGACAGGACTGCCAACAGTGCTATGTTTGCCCTCATCTGAAAGCCTTACAAATTCCTGCCACCATTTCAATGCTTTCAAATGCTTTCAAAAGTCAATCTGCTTCCAAAAGTTTCAATGACTTAGTGAACTTGAGGTCCCCAAGTCTGAATGAAGtgttatctctctgtgtctgtgcgtCTGTGTTCAACCATTCCCTgacatcttcctcctctccttttcttctctccagGTGCTTAGCAGAAGCATGCTGGACATCTATGGGTGTGAACCAGGTATGACTACGGCCCCTCATGGCCGAATGACACCCACCTCACGCCCCACTAAGCTCACTACTGTAAAAAGGGAAGTCACAGGTACGAACACACATCATAGCACTAAAGATGATCAAAATAATCAATGCATGATCACATCGAAAGAGGATAGAAGTGTGAAACTCAACCACACACTGTAGCATAAAAGCACAACACTCTAGGTGACACATTCCTGACAAGTGTAAATCATGTCAGTTACTggcatccattttttttttttaggaatgaATAAGTTTAGCATTTTTTTAAGGTGCCCGACAACAGGAAACAAGAAAGAGTAATCCATTTAGTCATTTTTCTTCTTTAGCTGAGTAAAATTATGACAAAATGCTGTGTAGGCCCTCTTCTTCAACCCTGATGTGTACAACGTTAATCCTACACAAACTATTCAACTTATTACTAAGTAAACTCATGAATATCCTTAGATTAAGTTTGTCTGCTCTCAGCCGATTGCCATTGTGTATTCTATACAGCATCTACAACTTGTCAGTCACTTCATTATAATGGAAGTGCAGGTTCAACATGGATTTGTTTTGGATAAATTACGGATCGCTTCTATAGGGTATGTAATATGTTTACATGTAGCAAATAGATTTTTCCCTTAAATGTGTAGTGTTTGGACTACAGTTGTATCACTCACATCCCTCATTATCAATGGCCTCTGTCCATAGTCCGCGACACAAAGGACCTCTGAGAAATGTTTTATAAATGCCATGCATCGAGTAAAGCTAATTGATTTAGGAAATAGAAAGGATGCCTCAAGAACGCTTCACTCCGACGAGAAAATAAGTGAATTAGTATATTTTTCATATAAGTGTGCGGTCGGGAACAACGGGCAGTTACACAGAGGTCTAAATGACCTTATTGAATCAACAGAGACGAATTGAGAAATCCAATCACAGGTTCTAATTATATAGTTTGGGAgaaatgtgaatgtgaatgtgaataTGAATGATATAGCATGCCTTTCACCTCATGGGTAGATCAGCAAATTTGTTAAGCAGACTTAATTGCCAGTCTGAGTGGCTTAAAAGAGGACACAGATTTTTCACAATGAACCAAAGAGAAGAGACGCAGTTATGTATGCCAGGCGGGCTGGGAGCGAGTGGGATAAATTGAGccctttcactgtgtgtgtgagtgtgtggaaggTTCAGACTCTGTGGAAGGTTCAGACTTTGTGTCTGTGGTGGCAAAGATGATCTCCACTGTCTGCCACCCCAGAAATATCCATGCCAGAACTGTGTATCGACTGACTGGAGCTTCTTTGATACTCTGTGTGCGTTTCTTATCAGGCTGTGTTCTTCTTTGTGTTTCACAGAACATGAAACGAGAGTGATGGCCAAAGAACGACAGAAGAAAGACAATCACAACTTGAGTAAGAGTCGCCCTGCTCAATACAGAGTACCGTTCGGGAAATGTTGTGTGGGGCACTAAAGTAACTCAatgtcctctcgctctctctctctctgaccagttgaaagaagaagaagatacaATATCAACTACAGAATCAAAGAACTTGGAACAATGATACCAAAGTCGAATGACCCGTAAGTGATCTTGCGCTTATTACACTTTTCTCAGTCTTTATTATGTTCCAAACATTAGCTTACCTGACTCAAAGAAACTCCCCATGATCAAGTCTATTGCCATGAAAAGAAGCGCAAATGTCTGGCTGGTGTTAAGCATATGAAATACTAAGCACAGGCCGCTAAATGTTGTTAATTGAATTCAAATTAATACTCAAGAGCACATTTTGCTTCTATTTCAAGGGTGTACTTGAGTAGCTATTGTAGTCTTCACGCTCTGCAAAGTAGTGAGTCTGTGTCCTCCTTGGGCACTCAACAGTAGACTACAGCTTAGAGCTCAATGATGAAGATTGGGGTCAAACGCAAAGAAGGCCACCACCCATTTGAATCAAAGTttgagcacaattggcccactaAGATGGAATAGGGAAGCCGGAATTGGAATCCGACTGGCCCAACAGCAATTTAACTTTTGATAGAATTTAAATGGAAGGTTACCGCTGTCGCCGTGCCATTAAGACAAGATAAAGAAGATTATTAGCTGTAGAGCAGACCAATGTCTTGTTCCAACGAAAGGTGCATTTTACAGCTGCTTCCTCCTTTTTAAAAAGTAATGGTATCAGGGAATAGGGCCTGCACTCTTGGCTTCTTCTAAAGTCACATTTTCCCCCCTCTTCCGACACCTATTTTTACTTGAGGATTAATTTTCCCATACAAGCGGTTCCAAAATGGACTTTCTGCAGACGCACTTATACTTAACTATTCTATTAAAATTCCCATTCAAAGGCTGGATGTAATGTCCGAGAATGAATAATTGGCCATGTAAATCACCATTTCTTATTCATATATAAAAAATGGGTCCCTGCGTAAGTTTTTGTACAGAACATTCCGCTGAGGCGGTGAATAAAAGGTTATCTTTTACGTCCCTCTGCCGTAGTGATATGCGCTGGAACAAAGGCACCATTCTCAAGGCGTCGGTGGAGTACATCAAGTGGCTGCAGAAGGAGCAGCAGCACGCCAGAGAGCTGGAGAACAGGCAGAAGAAGATGGAGCAGGCCAACAGGAGGCTACTGCTCAGGATCCAGGTATGgactatggagagagagaaagacagacacccTCAAAACTCAGCCCCCTACCACTACAGCTCCCCAACCCAGCGACTTCCTCATCCTTAACACCATGCCAATGCGCACCATCACAGGGCCCTGATGCTCAATAGAGGCCCTCCCACCCCTTCCTCAGCTAGCTCAGTGCTCTATACCTAACTAACCCCCATACCCTTACACCCCCATTCCCTGGCAGAGACCGGCCCTGCTCGTATTGATGTTTGTCAAGCAGTTCCCCATCACCTCTCCTcttttccacctctcctctccaagaCACAATAATTGACATGGCAGCAGAGCAGAGCCAAGTAGACAGTGGAGACGTTACCACAAGTCCTCAGCCACTGAGACGTCGCAATTAACCACCGAATGAATCAGCACATTCACGGATCTGTCTCTTATGCCGAGTCAAGCTAAACTTCTCAATGGAACAGTGTCATCCTAAAGGACGTTGAGACCAACAAAACACATACAACTCAAAAGAGGCGTAAAGAGACATTTAATGTGGAGAGAGCTAACGAAAGCATCGAACAGAATGCTAGCTTCACAGTGTTAGCCAAATAAGTGCTGATGACAGTTGATAACACACTGTAGGGAGAAAGACGGCATCGACACCAAGCGTCACCCACAGAAGCATCACAGCTAGTCTTACTTAAATGTACTGTTGGAATCCTACAGAAAGATGTTTAAACTGAGAAAAACAGACGGTTATAACTTTGCATCACGTAACGCGGGAACAGTGATGCTTCTAACTTGCATCGCATTACTCGACACTTTGTTTTTCATCCCCCGTGTTTTTCTTTAGCTAAACGGCATGCTAGGTTAACCGTTATCAAGGTAGACTGACAAACAGACTATTATCCATAGTGTTACTGTTAGTAGAGGGTCGATGGGGAGGCGTGAACCATATTGCTGGTAGCTGATTGATGAGGTTTTGTCATTGGTTCCTCCCTGTCATGTTTATGACACAAACCCCAAGGGCCCTGGCTTCCTGAGAGGGGGGGTCTGGAGACGAGAGGTTGATTAAATGGATTGGCCTCCACTACATTAGAGTGCTATTAGAATCCTCTTAAGGATTAcccccttttttttgttttcaatttTCGACTGAAATGACATACCcgaatctaactgcctgtagctcaggccctgaagcaaggatatgcatattcttggtaccatttggaaCGAAATACTTTGAAGGTCATGGAAATGTGAAAAGAATGTAgtggaatataacacaatagatctggttagagacataacaaagaaaaaacaaccgttcttttgtcatttttttgtaccatcatctttgaaatgcaagagaaaagcccTAATGTATTATTTCAGGCCAGGGCaagtttagattttggccactagatggcatcactgttgtgcaacgttttagactgatccaatgaaccattgcaattctgttcaaaatgttgtatcaagactgcccaaatgtgcctaatttgtttattaataacttttcatgttcaaaattgtgcactctcctcaaacaatagcatggtattctttcactgtagtagctactgtaaattggacagtgcagttcgattaacaagaatttaagctttctgccaatattagatatgtctatgtcctgggaaatgttcttgttacttacaacctcattctAATCGCATTAGTTAGCTCAACCGCccccgatcccgaagaagttctAAAGTCAATCCATAATAATCTACCAGACNTGGTCCTTTTCTGTGCGTTTCAGGAGTTGGAGATCCAGGCCCGTGCTCACGGCCTCCCCAGCATGGCCACTGCCCTGGGTACTGTAGagctctcctcccacctcctcaAACAACAGCAGCAGCCCTTGGCTCCCCAGTCACAGCAGGGTCCCCAGCCACCCCTGTACCAGGAAGAGCTGGACGGGGAGTACCTCCAGAGGACCTCCATGCCAGCCATGACCACTGGGGGTGTCACTGGGGTTACAGACCAGGGTCAGGGGGTGGTTGACGGCTCCACCACTTTCTCCGACCCGCTGTCTCACTTCACAGACTTCTTCAGCGCCACGCTCAAAGAGGAGCAACGGCTGGACGAGATCCTCATGGACAACCCGCTCTCGCCGTTCGGCATCGACCCGCTTCTCTCCGCCGGCTCACCCGACGCCTCCAAGGACTCCAGTCACAGGAGCAGCTTCAGCTCGGACGATGGCGATGACGACCTATGATCCCTGACCCCTCCGCGACCCCACGGTGACCCCGTGTCAAAGTTCAAAGGACATAGAGCAGTTGGTCACCCTCACAAAGTGGTGCAGGgatttgttccagcccagcaccaaCAACACATCCGATTCTACTGACCAGCTCGAATCATTGAGAGCTTGATTAGTGGgctcaggtgtgttagtgctgggccgGAGCAGAAGCCTGCACATCCTgtggctctccaggaccagggttagtTACCACTGGCACTCCCACTTTTTACAAACTTTGGTGGAGAGTACATACCTCGCGGACAGAACCAGACTCGtgagaaaaagggagaaagaCAATCGGTCCATACTGATCATATAATCCTGCTCCACAATGCATTGGACACTGGGGTTGTTGTACACCACTGTAAACTATACTGTGTCTTTGCAATATGCCAAAAGAGGACAGTGTCCTTTTCAGATGTGTACTATTACAGTTATTGTATAAAAAGACTTTAAACCATTGAGGTTCACTGATGGGCCCTATCTAGAGCTAGTTACTGGTGGTTCCTCTTTTAGTCAGAAATTAAAATGGAACAGTGATACTTTGGCGAAAAAGCCTAACACTTCCTTTGTTTGtctttaaatttatttttacaaaatgttgtatgtatttatgtgtttTAATCCATGTATTcctaaaaaaaacatgacattatctaacATGCTCTCTTTTTTTATTCTTAGTGGGGGTGGGGAAAATATAATAAACCCCTTTTTTTAATAAATCAGACTTGGTGTTTTTTTCCCATTATATAATCACACATGCTTACCACATACCCAACACAAAAGCTCTCGTGTTTAATTTGTAATATTGCCTACTCTATCACAGATAATTacgctaaaataaaaaaaatgatggaGAGACCTGTTAACTTTCATTATTCTCCTATCTAACAGGAGCATTTCAGTTATGAACCAGGAAGAGTGACAGAGAGGTTGATTATCACATAGTCAGAGGCAAGACCTATGAGGCTAAACTGACGAATGAAGGTCCATACAGGGGAACTGTCTGAACAAAGGTGAGAGTGTGGGTAAAATGAAGGTTTCACCCAGGGTGACAGACAGTAAATGagcgacagagagaagacagagagaatgggAAAATGAGGAGTGATGATGACGATCCAGATAACGGCTCTTAAGGACAGGGAAAAGGCAGAATTAAAGGAGAGTATAGAGTAGGCTTTAAAAAACGCGGTCGTTAAAAAGTTCTATGAAGAAGCTAGATGACTGATTTGAAAGAATATGTCAAATTAATCATTGAGAATCAAAATAGTTGCTTAAAAAATTTACTCAGAAAAGTTTAGTCAGACTTGTTTTGGATACATATAATGCTGAAATCTTTAGAAGAAATCTTTAATTAGTGGATATTTTCTAATCATGTAAAAGTTATgcattaataaaacaacaaacagtcCAGAGtggaaaaaacaacatttcaatgCGTTTCAGTGGATACCCTGTGTTCCTCATCAAAGCTCTTCTAAATTAATGTTTTAGAATGTTATTAGCTGTATGTTTCTCCCATAATGAAATCGAAAGATTCCTGCTTGCATCTCCTCTCCAGCTACAAAATAAAATTGAACCACGAATCATTATGAAATATAGGCAGGCCAACTACAAAGCGATGAGTGATGTTTATGGGTAATTGGCCAACGAAATTATGGAAGGTAAATATGGATTTTCATTAAAGAGAAAACATGGAGGGTCTCGGAGAACTTTGCGTgactaaaatacattttccaaaggcACAATTTACATTTTGATGTCAATACGATTCTCTCCAGATACTCTcctattgcaaaaaaaaaaaaaaaaaatcatttggaTACACAAGCTTATCATTATGTGACTAAATGAATCAACACATTTCATCATTTGAATGTATTTCAACCCTGTCCAGTTTCCTTGCTACATCAAAGACAATATTGAACAAAGTTCAAGGGCTTCAAACAGTGATGTGGCCTGAGGCAACGGTGACATCAGAACTAGGAACTTTTATTCGGGAATATCACAGTTCATTAAACCACAGCTTTGGAAACTCAGGGGCAAGACAGGGACACAACATGTCTTATTTAGATTGACAAAACAGTCGGACATTGTTAAGAGTATCCGATAACAGTTTAATATAGGAGACATTAACCGATACATTCAATAACTAAAGATGAATGTAAAGATGTAAAACAGACTA includes these proteins:
- the tfec gene encoding transcription factor EC isoform X2 — encoded protein: MSRSCVVKVITLTEIQILPVCMEQVQSHLEGSKFHLHQAQSQQVKQYLTLGSKLAGGQGGHPHPTAQGGQLLGTVPVMRNGHMDPLSDGSTPSSPVTLLTLASNHDSEFPMDEVIDDLISLESGFNDGGLDCMDPSIIMQNNVLSRSMLDIYGCEPEHETRVMAKERQKKDNHNLIERRRRYNINYRIKELGTMIPKSNDPLSFTSLCRSDMRWNKGTILKASVEYIKWLQKEQQHARELENRQKKMEQANRRLLLRIQELEIQARAHGLPSMATALGTVELSSHLLKQQQQPLAPQSQQGPQPPLYQEELDGEYLQRTSMPAMTTGGVTGVTDQGQGVVDGSTTFSDPLSHFTDFFSATLKEEQRLDEILMDNPLSPFGIDPLLSAGSPDASKDSSHRSSFSSDDGDDDL
- the tfec gene encoding transcription factor EC isoform X4; the protein is MSRSCVVKVITLTEIQILPVQSHLEGSKFHLHQAQSQQVKQYLTLGSKLAGGQGGHPHPTAQGGQLLGTVPVMRNGHMDPLSDGSTPSSPVTLLTLASNHDSEFPMDEVIDDLISLESGFNDGGLDCMDPSIIMQNNVLSRSMLDIYGCEPEHETRVMAKERQKKDNHNLIERRRRYNINYRIKELGTMIPKSNDPLSFTSLCRSDMRWNKGTILKASVEYIKWLQKEQQHARELENRQKKMEQANRRLLLRIQELEIQARAHGLPSMATALGTVELSSHLLKQQQQPLAPQSQQGPQPPLYQEELDGEYLQRTSMPAMTTGGVTGVTDQGQGVVDGSTTFSDPLSHFTDFFSATLKEEQRLDEILMDNPLSPFGIDPLLSAGSPDASKDSSHRSSFSSDDGDDDL
- the tfec gene encoding transcription factor EC isoform X6, giving the protein MLEYNWYGQVQSHLEGSKFHLHQAQSQQVKQYLTLGSKLAGGQGGHPHPTAQGGQLLGTVPVMRNGHMDPLSDGSTPSSPVTLLTLASNHDSEFPMDEVIDDLISLESGFNDGGLDCMDPSIIMQNNVLSRSMLDIYGCEPEHETRVMAKERQKKDNHNLIERRRRYNINYRIKELGTMIPKSNDPLSFTSLCRSDMRWNKGTILKASVEYIKWLQKEQQHARELENRQKKMEQANRRLLLRIQELEIQARAHGLPSMATALGTVELSSHLLKQQQQPLAPQSQQGPQPPLYQEELDGEYLQRTSMPAMTTGGVTGVTDQGQGVVDGSTTFSDPLSHFTDFFSATLKEEQRLDEILMDNPLSPFGIDPLLSAGSPDASKDSSHRSSFSSDDGDDDL
- the tfec gene encoding transcription factor EC isoform X1 is translated as MRMPHLRDCSYYKMRDGGRVSNVCMEQVQSHLEGSKFHLHQAQSQQVKQYLTLGSKLAGGQGGHPHPTAQGGQLLGTVPVMRNGHMDPLSDGSTPSSPVTLLTLASNHDSEFPMDEVIDDLISLESGFNDGGLDCMDPSIIMQNNVLSRSMLDIYGCEPEHETRVMAKERQKKDNHNLIERRRRYNINYRIKELGTMIPKSNDPLSFTSLCRSDMRWNKGTILKASVEYIKWLQKEQQHARELENRQKKMEQANRRLLLRIQELEIQARAHGLPSMATALGTVELSSHLLKQQQQPLAPQSQQGPQPPLYQEELDGEYLQRTSMPAMTTGGVTGVTDQGQGVVDGSTTFSDPLSHFTDFFSATLKEEQRLDEILMDNPLSPFGIDPLLSAGSPDASKDSSHRSSFSSDDGDDDL
- the tfec gene encoding transcription factor EC isoform X5 encodes the protein MRMPHLRDCSYYKMRDGGRVSNVCMEQVQSHLEGSKFHLHQAQSQQVKQYLTLGSKLAGGQGGHPHPTAQGGQLLGTVPVMRNGHMDPLSDGSTPSSPVTLLTLASNHDSEFPMDEVIDDLISLESGFNDGGLDCMDPSIIMQNNVLSRSMLDIYGCEPEHETRVMAKERQKKDNHNLIERRRRYNINYRIKELGTMIPKSNDPDMRWNKGTILKASVEYIKWLQKEQQHARELENRQKKMEQANRRLLLRIQELEIQARAHGLPSMATALGTVELSSHLLKQQQQPLAPQSQQGPQPPLYQEELDGEYLQRTSMPAMTTGGVTGVTDQGQGVVDGSTTFSDPLSHFTDFFSATLKEEQRLDEILMDNPLSPFGIDPLLSAGSPDASKDSSHRSSFSSDDGDDDL
- the tfec gene encoding transcription factor EC isoform X3 translates to MRMPHLRDCSYYKMRDGGRVSNVQSHLEGSKFHLHQAQSQQVKQYLTLGSKLAGGQGGHPHPTAQGGQLLGTVPVMRNGHMDPLSDGSTPSSPVTLLTLASNHDSEFPMDEVIDDLISLESGFNDGGLDCMDPSIIMQNNVLSRSMLDIYGCEPEHETRVMAKERQKKDNHNLIERRRRYNINYRIKELGTMIPKSNDPLSFTSLCRSDMRWNKGTILKASVEYIKWLQKEQQHARELENRQKKMEQANRRLLLRIQELEIQARAHGLPSMATALGTVELSSHLLKQQQQPLAPQSQQGPQPPLYQEELDGEYLQRTSMPAMTTGGVTGVTDQGQGVVDGSTTFSDPLSHFTDFFSATLKEEQRLDEILMDNPLSPFGIDPLLSAGSPDASKDSSHRSSFSSDDGDDDL
- the tfec gene encoding transcription factor EC isoform X7; its protein translation is MRMPHLRDCSYYKMRDGGRVSNVQSHLEGSKFHLHQAQSQQVKQYLTLGSKLAGGQGGHPHPTAQGGQLLGTVPVMRNGHMDPLSDGSTPSSPVTLLTLASNHDSEFPMDEVIDDLISLESGFNDGGLDCMDPSIIMQNNVLSRSMLDIYGCEPEHETRVMAKERQKKDNHNLIERRRRYNINYRIKELGTMIPKSNDPDMRWNKGTILKASVEYIKWLQKEQQHARELENRQKKMEQANRRLLLRIQELEIQARAHGLPSMATALGTVELSSHLLKQQQQPLAPQSQQGPQPPLYQEELDGEYLQRTSMPAMTTGGVTGVTDQGQGVVDGSTTFSDPLSHFTDFFSATLKEEQRLDEILMDNPLSPFGIDPLLSAGSPDASKDSSHRSSFSSDDGDDDL